From one Synechocystis sp. PCC 6803 substr. PCC-P genomic stretch:
- a CDS encoding PHP domain-containing protein: protein MGKGWDVFISSTNPLSGWHLFMVNDLISPQSQQMERQLTTVWQSLTPTSCPRFYNFHLHTRCSDGQMTPEGLIEQAIHQELQGLAITDHHCVAGYYRAQRWLTEHCHYPSLRPQLWTGIEITANLDGTEVHILGYDFDPTHPVLDPYLTGDRPDKYYAQAPKVIKALHDAGGLVVLAHPARYRQPASHLIPAAARHGIDGVEAFYAYGNPKPWQSSVPQMEEVCYLGDLYNLFRTCGTDSHGESIMYRL, encoded by the coding sequence GTGGGAAAAGGGTGGGATGTATTTATATCCAGCACCAACCCGTTGTCAGGATGGCATTTATTCATGGTTAACGACCTTATTTCTCCGCAGTCTCAACAGATGGAGCGCCAACTTACAACTGTTTGGCAGTCCCTGACCCCCACCAGTTGTCCACGGTTTTATAATTTTCATCTCCACACCCGATGTTCCGACGGCCAGATGACCCCGGAGGGTTTGATCGAACAGGCCATACATCAAGAATTACAGGGTTTGGCGATCACAGACCACCATTGTGTGGCGGGTTATTACCGGGCCCAGCGCTGGCTCACCGAACATTGCCATTATCCTAGTCTCCGGCCCCAACTTTGGACTGGCATTGAAATTACCGCCAATTTAGACGGCACTGAAGTGCACATCCTGGGCTATGACTTTGACCCTACCCACCCGGTCCTAGACCCCTATCTAACCGGCGATCGCCCGGATAAGTACTATGCCCAAGCGCCCAAAGTCATTAAGGCTCTCCATGATGCCGGTGGCTTAGTGGTGTTGGCCCATCCAGCCCGGTACCGTCAGCCCGCCAGTCACTTGATCCCAGCGGCAGCCCGCCATGGCATTGATGGGGTAGAGGCATTTTATGCCTATGGCAATCCCAAACCTTGGCAGAGTTCTGTGCCCCAAATGGAAGAAGTTTGTTACCTGGGGGATTTGTATAATCTGTTCCGCACCTGTGGCACCGATAGCCATGGGGAAAGCATCATGTATCGTCTCTGA
- a CDS encoding DUF2779 domain-containing protein, translating to MSFPISKTYFLAGLHCPKRLWLSICRPEDASPMSLAAEQRIKQGKAIGVAARESFKNGILVDGNLKHCLEKSWELTVVGAGQGVECLFEPAFLYDDILVRCDVLRRLPSGNWEIIEVKSATKLKDEHIADLTLQHYVLEGLGLTVEKTSLMVVNPMARNWSVVQDRFCYQDVTAAVVRWRGQLPQKLAEFRTLLTEPTAPQVPIGSHCDRPYRCPFKDHCWQNVPPISIFDIPLLKQDKLQNLMNSNIWNLEDIPAEFPLTQKQRTFIDRMTAAKPQIDQDLLRQLLGQIQPNQPLYFFDVETHSSAIPRFAGLHPYERCIFQYSCHRLNPDGSLEHFEYLHTEDSDPRLPLLISLIHHIGDRGSVVVYNQSFEKGVLQQLAAAYPNYGAKINQIIDRLWDLQVIFKRAYFHPGFRGSYSLKKVLPVMAPQFCHDDLVIKSGNEAPLVWEALLECSAPDKRAEMAQQLREYCGLDTLGMVKIYEVLQQELKD from the coding sequence ATGTCTTTTCCCATCAGCAAGACCTACTTTTTGGCAGGGTTGCACTGTCCAAAACGTCTATGGTTGTCTATCTGCCGTCCCGAAGATGCTTCCCCCATGTCCTTGGCCGCTGAACAAAGAATTAAACAAGGCAAGGCGATCGGAGTGGCGGCCCGGGAATCTTTTAAAAATGGCATATTGGTGGACGGAAATCTTAAACATTGCCTAGAGAAAAGTTGGGAATTGACGGTGGTGGGGGCAGGGCAAGGAGTGGAATGTTTATTTGAACCGGCTTTTTTGTACGACGATATTTTGGTGCGCTGTGATGTATTGCGGCGCTTACCTTCAGGAAATTGGGAAATTATTGAAGTAAAATCCGCCACTAAGTTAAAAGACGAACACATTGCCGACTTGACCTTGCAACATTACGTGTTGGAGGGGTTGGGGTTAACGGTGGAAAAAACGAGCCTCATGGTGGTCAATCCCATGGCCAGGAATTGGAGTGTGGTGCAGGATAGATTTTGTTATCAGGATGTAACGGCGGCGGTGGTGCGTTGGCGTGGGCAGTTACCCCAAAAACTGGCAGAATTCCGCACATTGTTGACGGAACCGACCGCTCCCCAAGTGCCCATTGGCAGCCATTGCGATCGCCCTTACCGTTGTCCGTTTAAAGATCATTGCTGGCAGAATGTGCCGCCGATTTCCATTTTTGACATTCCTTTGTTGAAGCAGGATAAATTGCAAAATTTGATGAATTCTAATATCTGGAATCTGGAGGATATTCCGGCGGAGTTTCCCTTGACCCAAAAGCAAAGAACATTCATTGACCGGATGACGGCAGCAAAACCCCAAATAGACCAGGATTTATTGAGGCAATTGTTGGGGCAGATTCAACCCAATCAGCCTTTGTACTTTTTTGATGTGGAAACCCACAGTAGTGCCATTCCCCGTTTTGCCGGTCTGCACCCCTACGAACGCTGTATTTTTCAGTACAGTTGCCACCGCCTTAATCCCGACGGTTCCCTGGAACACTTTGAATATTTACACACGGAGGATTCCGATCCCCGACTCCCCCTACTTATTTCCCTAATACACCACATTGGCGATCGGGGGTCAGTGGTGGTTTATAACCAGTCCTTTGAAAAGGGAGTATTACAACAGTTGGCAGCGGCCTATCCCAACTATGGGGCCAAAATTAATCAGATTATCGATCGCCTCTGGGATTTACAGGTAATCTTTAAAAGGGCGTATTTCCATCCTGGTTTCCGGGGTTCCTATTCCCTCAAAAAAGTTCTGCCGGTGATGGCCCCCCAATTTTGCCACGACGACTTGGTCATCAAGTCCGGCAATGAAGCCCCTCTAGTGTGGGAAGCACTGCTGGAATGTTCCGCGCCGGATAAAAGGGCAGAAATGGCCCAACAACTACGGGAGTATTGTGGTTTAGATACCCTGGGTATGGTGAAAATTTATGAGGTTTTGCAACAGGAATTAAAAGATTGA
- a CDS encoding translation initiation factor → MASSKPPARIVYQEFGPVADPLSEEQIDLPPQQQNVRIQATRSGRKGKTVTVVSGLQLSAMGQQALLKALKSFCGSGGTLKEDCVEIQGDQREKILAYLLKQGYKAKISGG, encoded by the coding sequence ATGGCCAGTTCCAAACCTCCAGCTCGCATTGTTTATCAAGAATTTGGTCCGGTGGCAGACCCCCTATCGGAGGAGCAAATTGATCTTCCCCCCCAACAGCAAAATGTCCGCATCCAAGCAACTCGTTCTGGCCGCAAAGGAAAAACGGTGACGGTAGTGAGTGGTTTGCAATTATCGGCCATGGGACAGCAAGCTCTACTCAAGGCCCTGAAAAGTTTTTGTGGCAGTGGGGGCACCTTGAAAGAAGACTGCGTGGAAATCCAGGGGGATCAACGGGAGAAAATTCTTGCTTATTTGTTAAAGCAGGGCTACAAGGCTAAAATTAGTGGTGGTTAG
- a CDS encoding phosphatase PAP2 family protein, whose protein sequence is MKSSAHTSLPPWLTIVGRVPFFCCLAIVGLLIALGHNFKEVNDLKEIAFDIAFLDFLHKVIPEAMAPFWIKVYKGTGVELTATMIAITLGFLAWKRYWSEIKYLVFATLGILLVIDQVLKPFFNRTRPLPRLVDVDGRSFPSGHAAGGVVFYFYLAFLLAAHFPQYRWQIYLGATLWVGFIGIASMYCRVHWATDILAGYGVGFIWLTLSLFLLKREKPDVYLKSQ, encoded by the coding sequence ATGAAGTCTTCGGCCCATACTTCTTTACCTCCCTGGTTAACCATTGTCGGTCGGGTTCCCTTTTTCTGCTGCTTGGCGATCGTTGGATTATTAATCGCCCTAGGCCACAATTTTAAGGAAGTGAACGATTTAAAGGAAATCGCCTTTGACATTGCCTTTTTAGATTTCCTCCATAAGGTAATTCCCGAGGCCATGGCCCCTTTTTGGATCAAAGTCTATAAAGGTACGGGGGTGGAATTGACCGCCACGATGATTGCCATCACCCTAGGTTTTTTAGCTTGGAAACGCTATTGGTCGGAGATTAAATATCTAGTTTTTGCCACCCTGGGCATTCTTTTGGTAATTGACCAAGTGTTGAAGCCCTTTTTTAACCGTACTCGACCTTTACCCCGTTTAGTGGATGTGGATGGGCGTAGTTTTCCTAGTGGCCATGCGGCGGGCGGAGTGGTGTTTTACTTCTACTTAGCTTTTTTGTTGGCGGCCCATTTTCCCCAATACCGTTGGCAAATTTATCTTGGTGCCACCCTTTGGGTCGGCTTCATTGGCATTGCCAGTATGTATTGTCGGGTTCATTGGGCAACAGATATTTTGGCTGGTTACGGAGTGGGCTTTATCTGGTTAACCCTCAGTTTGTTTTTGCTCAAGCGGGAAAAGCCTGATGTCTATTTAAAATCTCAGTAA
- the holA gene encoding DNA polymerase III subunit delta, producing MPVYFYWGEDQFTLHQAVKQLQKRCLDPQWEAFNFEKIPGEQADATQRGLEQALTPPFGSGDRLVWVVDSTLGQSCDDGLLARLQKSLPAIPTDCHLLFTSSKKLDRRLKSTKYLEGNATIREFALISPWNVDALIHQIQAIAQDLQLPLATETEGFLAEALGNDTRLIWNELGKLKLYSESQTGPLTVAQVEQLVNTSTQNSLQLAQAIRDGETPQALQLVADLLLTHNEPALKILATLTGQFRTWTLIKLALEAGEKDDKAIAAQADLSNPKRLYFLKKELRGITGGQLLKTLPLLLELEYQLKRGADPCSSLQTKVIELSSLFQPIHRRR from the coding sequence ATGCCCGTATATTTCTATTGGGGCGAAGACCAATTTACCCTGCACCAAGCAGTCAAACAACTGCAGAAACGTTGTTTAGATCCCCAATGGGAGGCCTTTAATTTTGAAAAAATTCCGGGGGAACAAGCTGATGCTACCCAACGGGGTCTGGAGCAAGCCTTGACACCCCCTTTTGGTAGTGGCGATCGCCTGGTGTGGGTGGTGGACTCCACCTTAGGACAAAGTTGCGACGATGGTTTGCTGGCTAGGTTGCAAAAAAGTTTGCCCGCCATTCCCACCGACTGCCATTTACTATTCACATCCAGTAAAAAGCTCGATCGCCGACTGAAATCGACCAAATATTTGGAAGGTAATGCCACTATCCGGGAATTTGCCCTCATTTCACCCTGGAATGTGGACGCTCTCATCCATCAAATTCAGGCGATCGCCCAGGATCTGCAACTTCCCTTAGCAACGGAAACGGAAGGTTTTTTGGCAGAAGCGTTGGGTAATGACACGAGGCTAATTTGGAATGAGTTGGGCAAGCTCAAACTCTATAGCGAGAGTCAAACGGGCCCCTTAACGGTGGCCCAGGTAGAACAGTTGGTCAATACCAGCACCCAAAATAGTTTGCAATTAGCCCAGGCGATCCGGGATGGAGAAACCCCCCAGGCATTGCAATTGGTGGCAGACTTATTGCTGACCCACAACGAACCGGCTTTAAAAATATTGGCTACCCTCACCGGCCAGTTTCGTACTTGGACATTGATCAAGCTTGCTTTGGAGGCAGGGGAAAAAGATGACAAAGCGATCGCCGCCCAGGCCGATCTCAGTAATCCCAAACGTTTGTATTTTTTAAAGAAGGAATTGCGGGGCATTACCGGCGGGCAATTGCTCAAAACCTTACCCCTGTTGTTGGAATTGGAATATCAACTAAAGCGAGGAGCGGACCCCTGTTCGAGCCTACAAACTAAGGTGATTGAACTATCATCATTATTCCAGCCCATACACCGTCGCCGTTGA
- a CDS encoding DUF2752 domain-containing protein, which translates to MFSLKNYSPSPLLSAKAKEYLVFTLVTLTIVVAGTLLFLFDPASSKLFPPSPFRSLTGLYCPGCGTLRALHQLLHGNLVGAFGLNPLMMISLPFMIYSYVAYGLKTINGRTLLVWFVPPKVIWFILQAILAYWVARNIPFAPFSWLAP; encoded by the coding sequence ATGTTTAGTTTGAAAAATTATTCCCCATCTCCATTACTATCCGCTAAGGCCAAGGAATATTTAGTATTCACTTTGGTAACCCTAACCATTGTCGTTGCTGGCACTCTTCTGTTCCTGTTTGATCCTGCTTCATCGAAATTATTTCCCCCCAGCCCCTTTCGCAGTTTAACTGGGCTGTACTGCCCCGGTTGCGGCACTTTACGGGCGTTGCATCAATTATTGCATGGCAACTTAGTGGGAGCTTTTGGCCTAAATCCTTTGATGATGATTTCCCTCCCATTTATGATTTATTCCTACGTTGCCTATGGCTTAAAAACTATTAATGGGCGGACTTTATTAGTTTGGTTTGTTCCCCCCAAGGTAATCTGGTTCATACTACAGGCGATTTTAGCTTATTGGGTGGCCAGAAATATTCCCTTTGCACCCTTCTCTTGGTTGGCACCGTAG
- a CDS encoding CD225/dispanin family protein yields MAQSILVTLFCCLPLGIVAIIKASEVNSRLASGDYEGAVKASKEAKKFCWWSFGAGIIFIAIYFVLVVIAAVFGQ; encoded by the coding sequence TTGGCGCAATCGATCCTGGTAACTCTATTTTGTTGCTTACCCCTGGGTATTGTGGCCATTATCAAAGCATCGGAAGTTAATTCTCGTTTAGCTTCAGGGGACTATGAAGGCGCTGTAAAGGCTTCCAAGGAAGCGAAAAAGTTTTGTTGGTGGTCCTTTGGTGCCGGCATAATTTTCATTGCCATCTATTTTGTGCTAGTGGTTATTGCCGCCGTCTTTGGTCAGTAA
- a CDS encoding CYTH domain-containing protein has product MAIEIEHKFLVKDDRWRSLVQGYLYRQGYIATPDLTTLRVRTIGDRAYLTIKGKNASIARLDLSMKFLQWKPIKF; this is encoded by the coding sequence GTGGCCATCGAGATTGAACATAAATTCCTGGTTAAAGATGACCGCTGGCGGAGTTTAGTCCAGGGTTATTTGTACCGTCAAGGTTACATTGCCACCCCAGATTTAACTACGCTGCGAGTCCGTACCATTGGCGATCGGGCCTATCTCACCATTAAGGGTAAAAATGCCAGCATTGCCCGCTTGGATTTGAGTATGAAATTCTTGCAGTGGAAGCCAATTAAATTTTGA
- a CDS encoding cytochrome P450, protein MITSPTNLNSLPIPPGDFGLPWLGETLNFLNDGDFGKKRQQQFGPIFKTRLFGKNVIFISGALANRFLFTKEQETFQATWPLSTRILLGPNALATQMGEIHRSRRKILYQAFLPRTLDSYLPKMDGIVQGYLEQWGKANEVIWYPQLRRMTFDVAATLFMGEKVSQNPQLFPWFETYIQGLFSLPIPLPNTLFGKSQRARALLLAELEKIIKARQQQPPSEEDALGILLAARDDNNQPLSLPELKDQILLLLFAGHETLTSALSSFCLLLGQHSDIRERVRQEQNKLQLSQELTAETLKKMPYLDQVLQEVLRLIPPVGGGFRELIQDCQFQGFHFPKGWLVSYQISQTHADPDLYPDPEKFDPERFTPDGSATHNPPFAHVPFGGGLRECLGKEFARLEMKLFATRLIQQFDWTLLPGQNLELVVTPSPRPKDNLRVKLHSLM, encoded by the coding sequence ATGATAACTTCTCCTACAAATTTAAATTCTTTACCTATTCCCCCCGGTGACTTTGGTTTACCGTGGTTAGGAGAAACTCTCAATTTTCTTAATGATGGGGACTTCGGTAAAAAGCGGCAGCAGCAATTTGGCCCAATTTTTAAAACCCGTTTATTTGGCAAAAATGTCATTTTTATTTCTGGGGCATTAGCGAATAGATTTTTATTCACCAAGGAGCAGGAAACTTTTCAGGCAACTTGGCCCCTCAGCACCAGAATTTTGTTAGGACCTAATGCGTTAGCGACTCAAATGGGAGAAATACATCGCTCGCGCCGTAAAATTCTATACCAAGCTTTTTTACCCAGGACATTGGACAGTTATCTCCCAAAAATGGATGGCATTGTTCAGGGATATTTGGAGCAATGGGGTAAAGCCAATGAAGTGATTTGGTATCCCCAATTAAGACGAATGACTTTTGATGTGGCGGCAACGTTGTTCATGGGGGAAAAAGTAAGTCAAAATCCTCAATTATTTCCCTGGTTTGAAACTTATATTCAAGGGCTATTTAGTCTGCCAATTCCTTTACCTAATACCCTATTTGGTAAATCCCAACGAGCAAGGGCTTTGTTATTGGCTGAGCTTGAAAAAATTATTAAAGCTCGACAACAGCAACCCCCCAGTGAAGAAGATGCATTGGGCATATTATTGGCCGCCCGAGATGATAATAACCAACCGTTATCTTTGCCGGAGCTGAAGGATCAAATTTTATTGCTATTGTTTGCCGGACATGAAACTTTAACTTCCGCATTATCTTCTTTTTGTCTATTGTTGGGACAACATTCTGACATTCGAGAAAGGGTCAGACAGGAACAGAACAAATTGCAGTTAAGCCAAGAGCTGACGGCAGAAACTCTTAAAAAAATGCCCTATCTAGACCAAGTGTTACAAGAAGTATTGCGGTTAATTCCTCCTGTGGGCGGTGGTTTTCGAGAATTAATCCAAGATTGTCAATTTCAGGGTTTTCATTTTCCCAAAGGCTGGTTAGTTTCTTATCAAATTAGCCAAACCCACGCCGATCCTGATTTATATCCTGACCCAGAAAAGTTTGATCCAGAACGGTTTACTCCTGATGGTAGTGCAACTCATAATCCTCCCTTTGCCCATGTTCCCTTTGGCGGTGGCTTACGGGAATGTTTAGGTAAGGAATTTGCTCGGCTGGAAATGAAATTATTTGCCACCCGATTAATCCAACAATTTGATTGGACATTGTTACCGGGGCAAAATTTAGAGTTGGTTGTTACCCCTAGTCCCCGGCCCAAAGATAATTTGCGAGTAAAGCTACATTCACTCATGTAA
- a CDS encoding DUF2854 domain-containing protein — MLPKISLAAVGLTVGGILTITGFVAYALDYATLNLAGFFYGIPLVLGGLALKAAELKPIPFSQPTSEKIIALRNQLATPTQNQIRKDVTRYRYGQEAHLDESLERLGLSPTDEERPVLTSLLEQDWEGKYVLTLTFTSPFISLETWQEKQEKIAKFFGPDLEVTVAEPEEKVVTVNLISQLALP; from the coding sequence ATGCTTCCTAAAATTTCTTTGGCCGCAGTGGGGTTAACGGTGGGGGGAATCCTCACCATTACAGGCTTTGTGGCCTACGCCCTCGACTATGCCACCCTCAATCTGGCTGGCTTTTTCTATGGCATTCCCTTAGTGTTAGGGGGCTTGGCCCTTAAGGCGGCGGAGTTGAAACCTATTCCATTTAGTCAACCGACCTCAGAAAAAATTATCGCCCTGCGAAACCAACTGGCCACCCCCACCCAAAATCAAATTCGCAAAGATGTGACCCGTTACCGTTACGGCCAGGAAGCCCATCTGGACGAATCCCTAGAGCGCCTAGGTTTGAGTCCCACGGATGAAGAAAGACCAGTACTCACTAGTCTTTTGGAACAGGATTGGGAGGGAAAATACGTGCTTACCCTAACCTTTACCTCCCCCTTCATCAGCCTGGAAACTTGGCAGGAAAAGCAGGAAAAAATTGCCAAATTCTTCGGCCCAGACCTGGAAGTTACCGTCGCTGAGCCGGAAGAAAAAGTGGTGACAGTGAATCTAATTTCCCAATTAGCCCTCCCGTAA
- the acs gene encoding acetate--CoA ligase — MSDTIESILQEERLFDPPTEFSERAYVRSGREYEQLYSRAASNPEKFWGELAEQELHWFKKWDQVLDWQPPFAKWFVGGQLNISHNCLDRHLTTWRRNKAAIIWEGEPGDSRIITYAQLHREVCQFANALKSLGVQKGDRVAIYLPMIPEAAITMLACSRIGAPHSVVFGGFSAEALRDRLVDAEAKLVITADGGFRKDKAIALKQEVDKALEHGAPSVENVIVVQRTKADVTMTAGRDHWWHELQPQQSAHCPAEPIDSEDMLFILYTSGSTGKPKGVVHTTGGYNLYTHMTTKWIFDLKDTDVYWCTADVGWITGHSYIVYGPLSNGATTVMYEGVPRPSNPGCFWDVIERYGVNIFYTAPTAIRAFIRMGEAVPNARDLSSLRLLGTVGEPINPEAWMWYHRVIGGGKCPIVDTWWQTETGGIMLTPLPGAIPTKPGSCTKPFPGIVAEIVDLDGNPVESDQGGFLVIKQPWPSMIRDVYGDTDRFRHTYWEHIQPKEGQYLYFAGDGARRDKDGYFWVMGRVDDVINVSGHRLGTMEIESALVSHPLVAEAAVVGRPDELTGEAIFAFVSLEGNAEPSEELKKDLVKHVTEEIGAIARPAEIRFTDVLPKTRSGKIMRRLLRSLASGQEISGDTSTLEDRTVLDKLREG; from the coding sequence ATGTCAGATACCATTGAATCCATCCTGCAGGAAGAGCGACTGTTTGATCCCCCTACAGAATTTAGTGAGCGGGCTTACGTGCGTAGTGGGCGGGAGTATGAGCAACTGTACAGCCGGGCGGCCAGCAATCCGGAGAAGTTTTGGGGTGAGCTGGCGGAGCAGGAATTACATTGGTTTAAAAAATGGGACCAGGTTTTGGATTGGCAACCTCCCTTTGCGAAATGGTTTGTGGGGGGTCAGTTAAATATTTCCCATAACTGTTTGGATCGGCACTTAACCACCTGGCGGCGCAATAAGGCGGCCATTATTTGGGAGGGGGAACCGGGAGATTCCCGGATAATTACCTATGCCCAACTCCATCGGGAAGTGTGTCAGTTTGCCAATGCCCTGAAAAGTTTAGGCGTGCAAAAAGGTGATCGGGTAGCAATTTATCTGCCCATGATTCCCGAAGCGGCGATCACCATGTTGGCCTGTTCCCGTATCGGTGCGCCCCATAGTGTTGTGTTTGGTGGGTTTAGTGCGGAAGCCCTGCGGGATCGATTAGTGGATGCTGAAGCCAAATTGGTCATAACTGCCGACGGTGGTTTTCGTAAAGATAAGGCGATCGCCCTGAAGCAGGAAGTGGATAAGGCCCTGGAACACGGTGCCCCCAGCGTGGAAAACGTCATCGTCGTGCAAAGAACTAAAGCCGATGTGACCATGACGGCGGGACGGGACCACTGGTGGCACGAACTCCAACCTCAACAGTCGGCCCATTGCCCAGCGGAACCCATAGACAGTGAAGATATGCTGTTTATTCTCTACACCTCTGGCAGTACTGGCAAACCAAAAGGCGTGGTCCACACCACCGGGGGTTACAACCTTTACACCCACATGACCACCAAATGGATCTTTGACCTCAAAGATACGGACGTTTATTGGTGTACCGCTGATGTGGGTTGGATTACGGGCCACAGCTACATTGTTTACGGCCCCCTGTCCAACGGTGCAACAACGGTAATGTATGAAGGGGTGCCCCGCCCCTCCAACCCCGGTTGTTTTTGGGACGTAATTGAAAGGTATGGGGTGAATATTTTCTACACCGCCCCCACCGCCATCCGAGCCTTTATTCGCATGGGGGAAGCCGTACCCAACGCCAGGGATTTATCCTCTCTCCGTTTACTGGGCACTGTGGGGGAACCCATTAACCCCGAAGCTTGGATGTGGTACCACCGGGTCATTGGCGGCGGTAAATGCCCCATTGTCGATACCTGGTGGCAAACGGAAACCGGCGGCATTATGCTCACTCCCCTACCTGGAGCTATCCCTACCAAACCCGGTTCTTGTACCAAACCTTTTCCCGGCATTGTGGCGGAAATTGTTGATTTAGATGGCAATCCCGTCGAGTCAGACCAAGGGGGCTTTTTAGTGATTAAACAACCTTGGCCCAGCATGATTCGGGATGTGTACGGCGACACCGATCGCTTCCGCCATACCTATTGGGAACATATTCAACCCAAGGAGGGACAATATCTCTACTTTGCTGGGGACGGGGCCCGCCGGGATAAAGACGGTTATTTTTGGGTCATGGGCCGGGTGGATGATGTGATTAATGTCTCTGGTCACCGTTTAGGCACTATGGAAATTGAATCGGCTTTGGTTTCCCATCCCCTCGTAGCGGAAGCGGCGGTGGTGGGTCGCCCCGATGAATTGACTGGGGAAGCCATTTTCGCCTTTGTTTCTCTGGAGGGTAACGCTGAACCCAGTGAAGAGTTGAAAAAAGATTTGGTCAAGCACGTCACTGAAGAAATTGGGGCGATCGCCAGGCCAGCGGAAATCCGTTTCACCGATGTGTTACCCAAAACCCGTTCCGGCAAAATTATGCGTCGTCTGTTGCGGAGTTTAGCCTCCGGGCAGGAAATTTCCGGGGACACTTCCACCCTGGAGGACCGGACAGTGCTGGACAAATTACGGGAGGGCTAA
- a CDS encoding acyl-CoA desaturase, with amino-acid sequence MLNPLNIEYLYLSKLFDNSLIVFNKRQLFRFFVRFFFMTAALPNDSKPKLTPAWTVIFFFTSIHLVALLAFLPQFFSWKAVGMAFLLYVITGGIGITLGFHRCISHRSFNVPKWLEYIFVICGTLACQGGVFEWVGLHRMHHKFSDTTPDPHDSNKGFWWSHIGWMMFEIPAKADIPRYTKDIQDDKFYQFCQNNLILIQVALGLILFALGGWPFVIWGIFVRLVFVFHFTWFVNSATHKFGYVSHESNDYSRNCWWVALLTFGEGWHNNHHAYQYSARHGLQWWEVDLTWMTIKFLSLLGLAKDIKLPPETAMANKA; translated from the coding sequence ATGTTAAACCCATTAAACATTGAATACCTATATTTAAGCAAACTTTTTGACAATAGTTTAATCGTTTTTAACAAGCGCCAATTATTCCGTTTTTTCGTTAGGTTTTTTTTCATGACTGCTGCTCTTCCCAACGATTCCAAGCCCAAGTTGACTCCAGCTTGGACTGTGATCTTCTTTTTTACCTCCATTCATTTGGTGGCCCTGTTGGCTTTCCTGCCCCAGTTTTTCAGTTGGAAAGCAGTGGGGATGGCTTTCTTGCTCTATGTAATTACCGGCGGCATTGGCATTACTTTAGGTTTTCACCGTTGTATTTCCCACCGCAGTTTCAATGTTCCTAAATGGTTAGAGTATATTTTCGTAATCTGTGGCACCCTAGCCTGTCAGGGGGGCGTATTTGAGTGGGTCGGCTTACACCGTATGCACCACAAATTTTCTGACACCACCCCGGATCCCCACGATTCTAATAAGGGTTTTTGGTGGAGTCACATCGGCTGGATGATGTTTGAAATTCCTGCTAAAGCTGATATTCCCCGCTACACCAAGGATATCCAAGACGATAAATTTTATCAATTTTGCCAGAATAATCTAATTCTTATCCAGGTCGCCCTAGGCTTGATTTTATTTGCCTTAGGGGGCTGGCCCTTCGTTATTTGGGGCATTTTTGTCCGCCTAGTGTTTGTTTTCCACTTCACTTGGTTTGTCAACAGTGCCACCCATAAGTTCGGCTACGTTAGCCATGAATCCAATGATTATTCCCGCAATTGTTGGTGGGTAGCATTGTTAACTTTCGGTGAAGGTTGGCACAATAATCACCACGCCTATCAGTACTCTGCTCGCCATGGTTTGCAATGGTGGGAAGTGGATTTAACTTGGATGACCATTAAATTCCTATCTTTGCTGGGGTTAGCCAAGGATATTAAACTTCCTCCGGAAACTGCGATGGCCAACAAAGCCTAG